A section of the Lujinxingia sediminis genome encodes:
- the mnmE gene encoding tRNA uridine-5-carboxymethylaminomethyl(34) synthesis GTPase MnmE → MMTGNAPTIAAIATPAGSGGVGIVRISGGHAERILEQMVPGWPSSHPTHLMRLSRIVDTAGELIDEALAVIMRGPRSYTGDDVVELQCHGGPIVLRRVLDRALELGARIAEPGEFTRRAFLNGRLDLTQAEAVADLVNATTDAAHRLALEHLQGSLGEEIRGIVESLTVAAVLIEAALDFSHEEHVYQIERDEIGERIDGASARLQQLRAKFDQGRRQREGVRVVILGATNAGKSTLFNTLHGTDRAIVTEIEGTTRDFLEEEIQLEGVALRLIDTAGLRETEDRVEAIGIERSRELGERADLLLRVIDRSRPLRAEEREALHEDLRSGRPTLLICNKSDLPDGRSPEDQALCARFTHRVDCALGASPPLGTDALIDRLSTLARELTSGEGVLLSRARHLQGVVAAIDALARARQALEMEMEHELIAIDLREALDALGDITGKVRTDDILQRIFSEFCVGK, encoded by the coding sequence ATGATGACGGGCAACGCGCCGACGATCGCCGCGATCGCCACACCTGCCGGTAGCGGGGGGGTGGGGATTGTGCGAATCAGCGGGGGACACGCTGAGAGGATTCTTGAGCAGATGGTGCCGGGCTGGCCGTCGTCTCACCCCACCCACCTGATGCGTCTGAGCCGGATTGTCGACACAGCCGGCGAACTGATCGATGAGGCGCTGGCCGTGATTATGCGCGGGCCGCGCAGCTATACGGGTGATGACGTCGTGGAGCTGCAATGCCACGGCGGGCCCATCGTGTTGCGTCGCGTGCTCGATCGCGCACTGGAGTTGGGTGCGCGCATCGCCGAGCCCGGAGAATTTACCCGACGCGCGTTTTTGAATGGACGCCTCGATCTGACCCAGGCCGAAGCGGTGGCCGACCTGGTCAACGCCACCACCGATGCGGCCCATCGCCTGGCCCTGGAGCATCTGCAGGGGTCGCTTGGTGAGGAGATCCGCGGCATCGTCGAGAGCCTCACGGTGGCGGCGGTGCTCATTGAGGCTGCCCTCGACTTCAGCCACGAGGAGCACGTCTACCAGATCGAGCGCGATGAGATCGGCGAGCGCATCGATGGGGCCAGCGCGCGACTTCAGCAGCTGCGCGCGAAATTCGACCAGGGACGTCGCCAACGCGAGGGCGTTCGGGTGGTGATTCTGGGCGCCACGAACGCCGGAAAATCCACTCTTTTCAACACCTTGCACGGAACCGACCGCGCCATCGTCACCGAGATTGAGGGTACGACGCGCGACTTCCTCGAAGAGGAGATTCAGCTCGAAGGCGTGGCGCTGCGCCTGATCGATACCGCAGGGCTGCGTGAGACCGAAGATCGCGTGGAGGCCATCGGCATTGAGCGAAGCCGCGAGCTTGGCGAGCGGGCCGATCTGCTCCTGCGCGTCATCGATCGCAGCCGCCCGCTGCGCGCCGAAGAACGCGAGGCTCTTCATGAGGATCTTCGCTCGGGGCGACCCACCCTGCTGATCTGCAATAAGAGCGATCTTCCGGACGGACGAAGCCCGGAGGATCAGGCGCTCTGCGCACGCTTCACCCACCGCGTCGACTGCGCCCTGGGTGCCTCGCCGCCTTTGGGCACCGACGCGCTCATCGATCGCCTGTCGACCCTGGCACGCGAACTGACCTCTGGCGAGGGCGTGCTACTCAGCCGCGCGCGCCATCTTCAGGGGGTCGTCGCCGCGATCGACGCCCTGGCACGCGCCCGTCAGGCGCTGGAGATGGAGATGGAGCATGAGCTCATCGCCATCGATCTTCGCGAAGCCCTCGACGCCCTGGGTGATATCACCGGGAAGGTGCGCACCGACGATATTCTGCAGCGCATCTTCTCGGAGTTCTGCGTCGGGAAATAG
- a CDS encoding DUF4105 domain-containing protein — protein MVTVAMAYALALPATAAQRYDNAAAGAQRALERARLARAAAELGSQHAQQSTRLAGELSEALLARAGARDVLAAQNEARVAELQREFGLIVDTPERWQPDDIAALIRGARALPETLFEQLQRQPVRLVRRRQACLYGMGRYSERCPTFGDDGRVFYIYDSPPLLGEGPVEEYAVLRAEEQRELQLRRAVVHLVMVLEDRARGWSNTFDWQQVNGWHAALRGPHNQDVWGYARPMGMRSAHLDFVTFAEAYVVRPEDLLLERQDQSEVARRLEDLDPNATLGCQFFTASRALRSFLAERAPGWEEPERVLPRAAMAGARCPAFEAWARHDDLDGFDVLLAAATSRPQSLYGHLLLHVKYRGGGLVRGVGFEPVYQFGALTDSDVDPIDYLIKGVVGGFPTVLELNSFRGVDRLFLQYEKRNLRRFTLQLNPEQSHRLLERLWESERRTLYPYRFLNANCASFLVDLMEPALGLDLPERDGAIIMPTDVLDLLASVDNGEQGRLLIKRPDTLRSGREVAQEAARTRRALLLSLADAIDADRPTRAHFDALLEALEDPDPATRERAYATTEALFSKLATAHPDQARLLVDTLYNSVLVERFFMDNAHYARRALLFAAQGPRPRLSAQELIARRRALYRDEDLIARAEAQAHWAAHNTIDIDPSTVVWNPDEQAVLDHEAQTRASYLRALKAQSALIDAHLPDWDGVAYLDARAQRYLERMKAIDARSKGPSGRHRLTLGGGATNQLRTHLELSYSPIEDRLGEVRQRGYRGDIESRIFGLDLAAEIGPDLRETAESLQADLVIFRYASLQRTYGAVRRGFLDAAGWGLDLRVSHDGRRDLYFGLTATPTLLMPLWRARDDVNHLVVGLGAYVGFDAHRESSALLGADLQLRGQLHLFGSYANVMRLWASSAQLASLPGGWRYEVRGGLAAELKLATFGESPLVAGPFIDALYTTRDYRPLEADQSPFFGTWRAGLRVELPF, from the coding sequence ATGGTCACCGTGGCGATGGCATATGCGTTGGCGTTGCCTGCCACCGCCGCGCAGCGTTACGACAACGCCGCTGCCGGCGCGCAGCGAGCCCTTGAGCGTGCGCGCCTCGCCCGGGCCGCCGCCGAGCTGGGATCGCAGCATGCGCAGCAGTCCACCCGGCTGGCCGGCGAGTTGAGCGAGGCGCTTCTGGCGCGCGCCGGGGCGCGCGATGTGCTGGCCGCTCAAAACGAGGCACGCGTCGCCGAGCTGCAGCGAGAGTTCGGGCTCATCGTCGATACGCCGGAGCGCTGGCAGCCCGATGACATCGCCGCGCTGATCCGGGGTGCCCGCGCCCTTCCTGAGACGCTCTTTGAGCAACTACAACGCCAGCCGGTGCGTCTGGTCAGGCGTCGGCAGGCCTGCCTCTACGGGATGGGGCGCTACAGCGAGCGCTGTCCCACCTTCGGGGACGATGGGCGAGTGTTTTATATCTACGACAGCCCGCCTCTTCTGGGGGAAGGGCCGGTCGAGGAATACGCGGTGCTGCGGGCCGAGGAACAGCGCGAGCTGCAACTTCGGCGCGCAGTGGTGCACCTTGTGATGGTGCTCGAAGATCGCGCGCGGGGCTGGTCGAACACCTTTGACTGGCAGCAGGTCAACGGCTGGCATGCGGCCCTACGCGGGCCCCATAACCAGGATGTCTGGGGTTACGCGCGGCCGATGGGCATGCGCAGCGCACACCTGGATTTTGTGACCTTTGCCGAGGCCTATGTTGTTCGCCCCGAAGATCTGCTGCTGGAGCGGCAGGATCAGTCCGAGGTGGCGCGCCGTCTGGAGGATCTCGATCCGAACGCCACGCTGGGCTGTCAGTTCTTTACGGCCTCGCGCGCGCTCAGGAGCTTTCTGGCCGAGCGCGCGCCGGGGTGGGAGGAGCCCGAGCGCGTGCTGCCGCGCGCGGCGATGGCCGGGGCGCGCTGTCCGGCTTTTGAAGCCTGGGCTCGCCACGACGATCTCGATGGTTTTGATGTGCTGCTGGCCGCGGCGACCTCGCGCCCCCAATCCCTTTACGGACACCTGCTCCTCCACGTGAAGTATCGCGGTGGGGGGCTTGTGCGCGGGGTGGGTTTTGAGCCCGTCTACCAGTTCGGTGCGCTCACCGACAGCGATGTCGATCCCATCGATTACCTCATCAAAGGGGTCGTCGGGGGCTTTCCCACGGTGCTGGAGCTCAACTCCTTTCGGGGCGTCGACCGGCTCTTTTTGCAGTACGAGAAACGCAATCTTCGCCGCTTCACCTTGCAGCTCAATCCAGAGCAGTCCCACCGCCTGCTGGAGCGCCTCTGGGAGAGCGAGCGACGAACGCTCTATCCCTACCGCTTCCTCAACGCCAACTGCGCGTCTTTTCTGGTCGACTTGATGGAGCCGGCCCTGGGACTGGATCTTCCCGAGCGCGACGGGGCCATTATCATGCCCACCGATGTGCTCGATCTGCTGGCGTCGGTTGATAATGGCGAGCAGGGGCGACTTCTTATCAAGCGCCCCGACACCCTGCGCAGCGGGCGTGAAGTGGCTCAGGAGGCCGCGCGCACACGACGCGCGCTGCTGCTCAGTCTGGCTGACGCCATCGACGCCGACCGCCCCACCCGCGCCCACTTCGACGCGCTGCTTGAAGCCCTGGAAGATCCCGATCCGGCCACGCGCGAGCGCGCCTACGCCACTACCGAAGCGCTCTTCTCCAAGCTGGCCACCGCACATCCGGACCAGGCCCGGCTGCTCGTCGATACGCTCTACAACAGCGTGCTCGTCGAGCGCTTCTTTATGGACAACGCCCACTACGCCCGACGAGCCCTGCTCTTTGCTGCCCAGGGCCCTCGCCCTCGCCTGAGCGCGCAGGAGCTCATCGCGAGACGACGCGCCCTCTACCGCGATGAAGATCTCATCGCCCGCGCCGAGGCTCAGGCACACTGGGCCGCTCACAACACCATCGACATCGATCCCTCCACCGTCGTGTGGAACCCGGACGAGCAGGCCGTGCTCGATCACGAGGCCCAGACCCGCGCAAGCTACCTTAGGGCGCTTAAAGCCCAATCCGCGCTCATCGATGCGCATCTTCCCGACTGGGACGGCGTGGCCTACCTCGACGCGCGCGCGCAGCGGTATCTGGAGCGAATGAAGGCCATTGACGCGCGCTCGAAAGGCCCCTCAGGCCGCCATCGCCTCACCCTGGGCGGCGGCGCCACCAACCAGCTCCGAACGCACCTGGAGCTCTCCTACTCGCCCATCGAAGATCGCCTGGGCGAAGTTCGCCAGCGCGGCTACCGCGGCGATATCGAGTCGCGCATCTTCGGCCTGGATCTGGCCGCCGAGATAGGCCCGGACCTTCGGGAAACAGCCGAGAGCCTGCAGGCCGATCTTGTGATCTTCCGCTACGCCAGCCTCCAGCGCACCTACGGGGCGGTGCGGCGCGGCTTTTTGGACGCGGCCGGCTGGGGACTCGATCTTCGAGTGAGCCACGACGGGCGCCGCGATCTCTATTTCGGGCTCACAGCCACACCCACGCTCCTGATGCCCCTGTGGCGCGCCCGCGATGACGTCAACCATCTGGTCGTGGGCCTGGGCGCCTACGTGGGCTTTGACGCCCACCGTGAAAGCAGTGCGCTGCTGGGCGCTGATCTGCAACTTCGCGGGCAGCTGCATCTTTTCGGAAGTTACGCCAACGTGATGCGCCTGTGGGCCTCCAGCGCGCAGCTTGCGAGCCTGCCCGGGGGCTGGCGCTACGAGGTGCGTGGCGGGCTTGCCGCCGAGCTGAAACTCGCCACATTTGGCGAGTCACCCCTGGTGGCCGGGCCCTTTATCGACGCCCTCTACACCACCCGCGACTACCGCCCTCTTGAGGCCGACCAGAGCCCCTTCTTCGGGACCTGGCGCGCCGGACTTCGGGTGGAGCTTCCCTTCTAA
- a CDS encoding AMP-dependent synthetase/ligase: MRDTVIDRFLTQVNRRGDAPAMYYNEEGVWQAISWAEYGQRARAFAGALVALGIEAGERINICGYNCPEWVFADVGAMLAGVVPSGIYHTDSAEQMAYIAGHCRARVLVLEDQIQWEKAAAIIDGLEHLEQVVMIRDARGIDDERVVSFDDFLERGRAFQDEVDRRVEALVGQELATLIYTSGTTGAPKGVMLSHDNLAITANMAFEVVGDALIGETGAGPGDCVVSYLPLSHIAEQMFTIHLAITLGYPVYFAESVEKLRDALVEARPTLFFAVPRVWEKFRAVLESRLNEATGLKASIVRWSREAGVEAGHDIVEYGAPRGVTALRYAVAKKLFFDKVAEPIGLDRLRLAISSAAPIGADVLEFFMGLGIVIREIYGQSEGSGPTTMNYPRTGLSKLGTVGRAMPRVDIAIADDGEILFRGPNVFMGYFEDPEKTAETLVNGWLHTGDIGSLDADGFLKVTDRKKNIIITSGGKNIAPAPLEARLKELDVISQAVVIGDQRKYLSVLLTLDPDLAPAFAKKHDLPTDLRQLADDPEFQSHIQGHIDRINRKLARVETIKRFTLLPEDFAESRDELTPTRKVKRRVILERYAAQIDAMYG, encoded by the coding sequence ATGCGCGACACGGTGATCGATCGCTTTCTGACGCAAGTTAACCGGCGAGGTGACGCGCCGGCGATGTATTACAACGAGGAGGGAGTCTGGCAGGCGATCTCGTGGGCGGAGTACGGGCAGCGCGCGCGGGCATTTGCCGGAGCGCTGGTCGCGCTGGGCATTGAGGCCGGCGAGCGCATTAATATCTGCGGCTACAACTGCCCCGAGTGGGTGTTTGCCGACGTCGGTGCGATGCTTGCGGGTGTGGTCCCTTCCGGCATCTACCATACCGACAGCGCTGAGCAGATGGCGTACATCGCCGGGCACTGCCGCGCGCGCGTGCTCGTGCTCGAAGACCAGATTCAGTGGGAGAAAGCCGCAGCGATCATCGACGGGCTTGAGCACCTTGAGCAGGTCGTGATGATCCGCGACGCCCGGGGGATTGACGACGAACGCGTGGTCAGCTTCGACGACTTTTTAGAGCGCGGGCGGGCGTTTCAGGATGAGGTCGATCGTCGCGTGGAGGCATTGGTCGGTCAGGAGCTGGCGACGTTGATCTACACCAGTGGGACAACCGGAGCTCCCAAGGGGGTGATGCTCAGTCACGACAACCTGGCGATCACCGCCAACATGGCTTTTGAGGTCGTGGGCGATGCGCTGATCGGTGAGACCGGTGCCGGTCCGGGCGACTGCGTCGTCTCGTACCTGCCTCTTTCACACATCGCCGAGCAGATGTTTACCATTCACCTGGCGATCACCCTGGGCTACCCGGTCTACTTTGCCGAAAGCGTCGAGAAGCTGCGCGACGCGCTGGTGGAGGCGCGCCCGACGCTCTTTTTTGCCGTGCCGCGGGTCTGGGAGAAGTTCCGCGCGGTGCTGGAGAGCCGGCTCAATGAGGCGACGGGGTTGAAGGCCTCGATTGTGCGCTGGTCACGTGAAGCGGGCGTGGAGGCCGGGCATGATATTGTCGAGTATGGTGCGCCGCGCGGTGTCACCGCGCTTCGCTACGCGGTGGCCAAAAAGCTTTTTTTCGACAAGGTCGCCGAACCTATCGGCCTTGACCGCCTTCGCCTGGCGATCAGCTCGGCAGCCCCCATCGGTGCCGATGTGCTGGAGTTCTTTATGGGTCTGGGCATCGTCATCCGCGAGATCTACGGGCAGTCCGAGGGCTCCGGCCCCACGACCATGAACTATCCTCGGACGGGCCTGAGCAAACTCGGCACCGTGGGGCGCGCGATGCCGCGGGTCGACATCGCGATCGCCGACGATGGCGAGATCCTCTTTCGCGGCCCCAATGTCTTTATGGGCTATTTTGAAGATCCCGAAAAGACCGCCGAGACGCTCGTCAACGGCTGGCTCCACACCGGCGACATCGGCAGCCTGGACGCTGATGGCTTTTTGAAAGTCACCGACCGAAAGAAGAACATCATCATCACCTCCGGCGGCAAGAACATCGCACCCGCCCCCCTCGAAGCTCGCCTCAAAGAGCTCGATGTGATCAGTCAGGCGGTCGTCATCGGCGACCAGCGCAAGTATTTGAGCGTCCTTCTGACCCTGGATCCCGATCTGGCGCCGGCCTTTGCAAAGAAACATGACCTCCCCACCGACCTCCGCCAACTCGCCGACGATCCGGAGTTTCAGTCCCATATTCAGGGGCATATCGACCGCATCAACCGCAAGCTCGCCAGGGTGGAGACGATCAAACGCTTTACCCTTCTCCCCGAGGATTTTGCGGAGTCCCGCGACGAGCTGACGCCGACGCGTAAGGTGAAGCGCCGGGTGATCTTGGAGCGCTATGCGGCTCAGATCGACGCGATGTACGGGTAG
- the dtd gene encoding D-aminoacyl-tRNA deacylase: protein MRALIQRVHQARVEVDNETVGQCGRGLLVLLGCGEGDTDEDLDYVFEKVINLRIFEDEAGKMNLSLLDIGGELLVVSQFTLYADTRRGRRPSFGDAMKPEPAEAMYEAFVARARARGITTGTGQFGAMMNVSLTNAGPVTIMIDSRAR, encoded by the coding sequence ATGCGAGCATTGATTCAACGCGTTCATCAGGCCCGGGTCGAGGTCGACAATGAGACGGTCGGCCAGTGTGGGCGCGGACTTCTCGTTCTTCTTGGCTGCGGGGAGGGCGACACCGACGAGGACCTCGATTACGTCTTTGAGAAGGTGATCAACCTGCGCATCTTTGAGGATGAGGCCGGCAAGATGAACCTCTCCCTGCTCGATATCGGCGGCGAACTTCTGGTCGTGAGCCAGTTTACGCTCTACGCCGACACGCGACGTGGGCGGCGACCGAGTTTTGGGGACGCGATGAAACCGGAGCCTGCCGAGGCGATGTACGAGGCCTTTGTGGCGCGCGCGCGTGCCCGTGGCATCACCACGGGGACCGGGCAGTTCGGGGCGATGATGAACGTCTCTCTGACCAACGCCGGGCCGGTCACGATCATGATCGACAGCCGCGCGCGCTGA
- a CDS encoding proprotein convertase P-domain-containing protein, producing the protein MAMNTKKWWLLAIGTSLVLASCGEGTEVEGPTTDNSAVFAPPLESLDTLLDGAPENASLQNEAKGDEVFEPTNYELLALQSPTANQGSRGVCSIFAAVALMEHLYIKEGTFPDKDFSEQYLQWSAKFEVNSFPNTSGSSSTYNLRAISDFGIVEEAFWPYESRPWGASNDERCAGDEAERPTECHTNGHPPQEAVDAEKWKLPSSRWISTRERDIKAIMKNKGTAVVAGGDFYYQSWNHGASSLPTNREYARKGYVLYPNEADKTDSRARRAGHAFLLVGWDDTLTVERLDEKGEVMLDENGEPMTESGFFIFKNSWGTGSWGTDHADERVPDGYGYISYRYVEEFLSARATDLPVFEEPEPEPEPVCGDTLSCADDACIDSPLCEGEPATFSSDAELAIPDDDANGVLSTIEVTGQGPALEVSVDVLVAHSFIGDLEVRLIHPNGDSIVLRQADGAAGEDFFESYQADAFVGLEAAGSWSLQVIDAFGADTGSLLGWDLTLVR; encoded by the coding sequence ATGGCGATGAACACCAAGAAGTGGTGGTTGCTGGCGATCGGTACGAGCCTTGTGCTCGCGAGCTGTGGTGAGGGCACCGAGGTTGAGGGGCCCACTACCGACAACAGCGCCGTCTTTGCGCCGCCGCTTGAAAGCCTCGACACCCTTCTTGACGGCGCGCCCGAGAACGCCTCGCTTCAAAACGAAGCCAAGGGCGATGAGGTCTTTGAGCCGACCAACTACGAGCTGCTTGCGCTGCAGTCGCCCACCGCCAACCAGGGAAGCCGCGGGGTCTGCTCGATCTTCGCTGCGGTCGCCCTGATGGAGCACCTCTACATCAAGGAAGGCACCTTCCCCGACAAAGACTTCTCCGAGCAGTACCTGCAGTGGTCGGCGAAGTTCGAGGTCAACTCCTTCCCGAACACCTCCGGCTCCAGCTCCACCTACAACCTGCGCGCCATCAGCGATTTCGGGATCGTCGAGGAGGCCTTCTGGCCCTATGAGTCGCGTCCCTGGGGCGCGTCGAATGACGAGCGTTGCGCCGGCGATGAGGCCGAGCGCCCCACCGAATGTCACACCAACGGGCACCCGCCTCAGGAGGCCGTGGACGCCGAGAAGTGGAAACTTCCGTCGAGCCGCTGGATCTCCACGCGTGAGCGCGACATCAAAGCGATCATGAAGAATAAGGGCACTGCGGTGGTCGCCGGGGGTGACTTCTACTACCAGTCGTGGAACCACGGCGCCTCCTCGCTGCCCACCAACCGCGAGTACGCCCGCAAAGGCTACGTCCTCTACCCCAATGAGGCCGATAAGACGGATAGCCGCGCACGCCGAGCCGGTCACGCCTTCCTGCTGGTGGGTTGGGATGACACCCTGACCGTTGAGCGCCTCGATGAGAAGGGCGAGGTGATGCTCGACGAGAATGGCGAGCCGATGACCGAGTCGGGCTTCTTCATCTTCAAAAACAGCTGGGGCACCGGTAGCTGGGGCACCGACCACGCCGACGAGCGCGTGCCCGACGGTTACGGTTACATCTCGTACCGCTACGTCGAAGAGTTCTTGAGCGCTCGCGCCACCGACCTCCCCGTCTTCGAAGAGCCTGAGCCCGAGCCCGAGCCCGTCTGCGGCGACACTCTCAGCTGTGCCGACGACGCCTGCATCGACTCGCCGCTTTGCGAGGGTGAGCCGGCGACCTTCTCCAGCGACGCAGAGCTCGCGATCCCCGATGACGATGCCAACGGCGTCCTCAGCACCATTGAGGTCACCGGTCAGGGCCCCGCGCTGGAGGTGAGCGTGGATGTGCTGGTGGCGCACAGCTTCATCGGCGATCTCGAAGTTCGTCTGATTCACCCCAACGGCGACTCGATTGTACTGCGCCAGGCCGATGGCGCGGCCGGCGAAGACTTCTTTGAGAGCTACCAGGCCGACGCGTTCGTCGGCCTTGAGGCCGCGGGCAGCTGGTCACTTCAGGTCATCGACGCTTTCGGCGCCGACACCGGCAGCCTGCTGGGCTGGGATCTGACGCTCGTGCGCTGA
- a CDS encoding DUF3015 family protein produces MPTRLLRSARHVSFVGIALVALALPSLASADHGHSSTTSIILIPGPFMSLTSSTSTTGAAFFAPMFTTVKLFADSGEASGEMVAFLNDHQRDLQQDLALGGGASIDALASMMGVEADKRHTFSQALFEERHALMGSLSHDQVGVEEATRFLSVLSDAGLIERA; encoded by the coding sequence ATGCCGACACGACTGTTGCGCAGCGCACGACACGTATCTTTTGTAGGAATCGCCCTCGTTGCCCTGGCGCTGCCTTCGCTGGCGAGCGCGGATCATGGTCATTCTTCGACGACGTCGATCATCTTGATCCCGGGCCCTTTTATGAGCCTGACCTCGTCGACCTCGACGACAGGAGCGGCGTTCTTCGCGCCGATGTTTACCACCGTGAAGCTCTTCGCAGACAGCGGTGAGGCGTCCGGCGAGATGGTGGCCTTTCTCAACGACCATCAACGCGATCTTCAGCAGGATCTGGCCCTGGGGGGCGGGGCGTCGATCGACGCGCTGGCGAGCATGATGGGGGTAGAGGCCGACAAGCGTCACACCTTCTCGCAGGCGCTTTTTGAGGAGCGTCACGCGCTGATGGGTTCACTCTCCCACGATCAGGTGGGGGTGGAGGAGGCGACCCGCTTTCTCAGCGTCTTGAGCGATGCCGGACTCATTGAGCGCGCGTGA
- a CDS encoding c-type heme family protein yields MKRDGEYGTRIWSIAPRWPALLLGGAMVLGACERGPETAAPEEVAAQAETEKEKHSTDAPDTVSSEEEAQDRPALPEGWNLLQAERLSAEQRAQLERAEAARKALASTLMGRVMGVVQEKGAPAAVEVCHSEAGPLTAEVGEEHGVRIGRFSEKLRNADNQPPPWAAAVANEAGEPRVGVGPQQELAVLSPIRIAAPCLTCHGDRESLAPQVARAIAEYYPEDRATGYAEGDLRGWFWVEVPGS; encoded by the coding sequence ATGAAGCGTGATGGCGAGTATGGGACACGGATATGGAGCATCGCCCCCCGGTGGCCGGCCCTGCTGCTGGGTGGCGCGATGGTGCTTGGTGCCTGCGAGCGCGGACCCGAAACGGCCGCTCCGGAAGAGGTGGCGGCACAGGCCGAAACCGAGAAAGAAAAGCACAGCACTGATGCTCCCGACACCGTGTCTTCGGAGGAGGAAGCTCAAGACAGGCCTGCCCTACCCGAGGGTTGGAACCTTCTTCAGGCGGAACGTCTAAGCGCTGAGCAACGCGCGCAGCTGGAGCGGGCTGAAGCGGCGCGGAAGGCCCTGGCGAGCACGCTGATGGGGCGGGTGATGGGGGTGGTCCAGGAGAAGGGGGCACCGGCGGCGGTGGAGGTCTGCCATAGCGAGGCAGGTCCCCTGACCGCGGAGGTGGGTGAGGAGCACGGGGTGCGCATCGGCCGCTTCTCCGAGAAGTTGCGAAACGCAGATAACCAGCCGCCTCCCTGGGCCGCGGCGGTGGCCAACGAGGCCGGCGAGCCACGCGTGGGCGTGGGGCCTCAGCAGGAGCTTGCGGTGCTCAGCCCGATTCGCATCGCCGCGCCGTGTCTTACCTGCCACGGCGATCGCGAGTCGCTGGCGCCGCAAGTCGCCCGGGCGATCGCCGAGTATTATCCCGAAGATCGAGCCACCGGCTATGCCGAGGGCGATCTACGGGGTTGGTTCTGGGTGGAGGTACCCGGAAGTTGA
- a CDS encoding thioredoxin family protein: MAVKALTTQAEIEAIMAPDGPAALIDFWAGWCGPCKMMAPQFEAAAEEMADQPVAFYKLDTENYPALARAFNVRSLPTLIAVRDGEIQEVSIGAKRAAQIVALAQRINPDRPPGFFKKLFGG, translated from the coding sequence ATGGCAGTCAAAGCATTGACGACGCAGGCCGAGATCGAGGCGATCATGGCACCGGACGGACCGGCCGCGCTGATCGACTTCTGGGCGGGGTGGTGTGGCCCCTGCAAGATGATGGCCCCGCAATTTGAGGCGGCGGCCGAAGAGATGGCCGACCAACCTGTGGCCTTCTACAAGCTCGATACCGAGAACTATCCGGCACTTGCCCGGGCGTTTAACGTGCGCAGCCTTCCGACACTGATCGCGGTGCGAGATGGGGAGATCCAGGAGGTTTCCATCGGGGCGAAGAGAGCCGCTCAGATCGTGGCGCTGGCGCAGCGCATTAACCCGGATCGCCCGCCTGGATTTTTCAAAAAACTATTTGGTGGATGA
- a CDS encoding lysophospholipid acyltransferase family protein, which yields MLTLDTLKAISLTRRPLGQVMFASGVLTPNFKNPLTRTDIHIEGMEKLPRDRPVIFAMNHTDRYNYWPFQWRLWRDEGMFTTTWVKGKYYNNPAIQTFMIKMNNLAVPSRGYLITADAVRLLGRPPAERAYRMVRKAVDGGSTDTRSLREQAAEEGVLSDVVALLDTPRDLLGLNFDPQTHNYLERIAELFKKMMDRFVELNEEAFGIGLHVLVFPEGTRSVRLQEGRTGLAQMALRMKATVVPVGCNGSDLAYPGNSPLSSGGTIVYRLGEPMTPEGDLAPFSIAEDYTPFTLEAERDHAAAFRGMTDLVMDRINDLLDERHQRLEGHEGKVKGANRFI from the coding sequence ATGCTGACCCTCGATACCCTCAAGGCCATCTCGCTGACTCGTCGACCCCTGGGCCAGGTGATGTTTGCGTCTGGTGTGCTCACGCCGAACTTCAAAAACCCTCTGACACGCACCGATATCCACATCGAGGGGATGGAGAAGTTACCGCGCGACCGGCCGGTGATCTTCGCGATGAACCATACCGACCGCTACAACTACTGGCCCTTCCAGTGGCGGCTCTGGCGCGATGAGGGGATGTTTACCACGACCTGGGTCAAAGGGAAGTACTACAATAACCCGGCGATCCAGACCTTCATGATCAAGATGAACAACCTGGCGGTGCCCTCACGCGGCTATTTAATCACCGCCGACGCGGTGCGCCTGCTGGGAAGGCCGCCGGCCGAGCGCGCCTACCGAATGGTGCGTAAGGCGGTGGACGGCGGCAGCACCGATACCCGCTCGCTGCGCGAGCAGGCTGCCGAGGAAGGCGTCCTCTCCGATGTGGTGGCTCTGCTCGATACGCCCCGCGACCTGCTCGGGCTGAACTTCGACCCGCAGACCCATAACTACCTTGAGCGCATCGCGGAGCTTTTTAAGAAGATGATGGATCGCTTCGTCGAGCTCAACGAAGAGGCCTTCGGCATTGGTCTGCACGTGCTGGTCTTCCCCGAGGGCACCCGCTCGGTGCGCCTGCAGGAAGGACGCACCGGGCTTGCGCAGATGGCGCTGCGCATGAAGGCCACCGTCGTGCCGGTGGGCTGCAACGGCTCAGACCTTGCCTACCCGGGCAACAGCCCCCTCTCCAGCGGCGGCACGATCGTCTATCGCCTGGGCGAACCGATGACGCCTGAAGGCGACCTCGCGCCCTTTTCGATCGCCGAGGACTACACCCCCTTTACCCTGGAGGCCGAACGCGACCACGCCGCGGCGTTCCGGGGGATGACCGACCTGGTGATGGATCGCATCAACGATCTGCTCGACGAGCGCCACCAGCGCCTGGAGGGCCACGAGGGCAAGGTCAAAGGGGCCAATCGCTTCATCTGA